The genomic segment cgcactttctcttacctgccaatgagcccccggagctccggtacaggtgttcggtccccgggctgtattcttcttacttcctgttagcccgacacgtcacacggagcttcagcctatcaccagccgcagcgatgtcccgtctcggccagtgatgggctgaagctccgtgtgacgtgccgggctaacaggaagtaagaagaatacagcccggggaccgaacacctgtaccggagctccgggggcttgttggcaggtaagagagtgtgttttctttcattttgcagcccggacgggataaaaggaaaaaagtgcgcgccggactactcctttaaccccttcccgctatgggacatatgcatacttcccagcacccgacattttatttttttccttctcattgtggtaaaactgacatgtaaaCCTATACGATATTATCGTTgctcaatttatataggtttttgttAATTTTgctgcttaaaaaaaacaaactttttatttctttttgtttggAGCTGCGTAAGgccttattttttttgcaaggtaAACTTAAGTTTTTATTTTGGGTGGATAAGATTCTATGATGACATTTAGAGattagcaaacttacagtaaattcgattcgtcacgaacttctcggctcggcagttgatgacttatcctgcataaattagttcagctttccggtgctccggtggctggaaaaggtggatacagtcctaggaaagagtctcctaggactatatccaccttttccagcccacgggagcacctgaaagctgaactaatttatgcaggataagtcatcaactgccgagcagagaagttcgtgacgaatcgaatttactgtaaattcgctcatctctgacATTTTCCGGGATACAGTGGTCACCAGGTGGGATCAATGATATTTTAACAGTTAAGACATTTCATAATTCAGCGATACCAATTATGTTAATTTTCTTTTGTAGTTTAGTTTTTAATTtattatgatatataatatatatatatttttttttacatttgtatatgTCTGATGGTTTTGATGTCAAGCACAGTTCACAGCAACAGATATGTATTGCAGTAAACTGTCAAACTGCAGATCTCCGGTTACAGCCTATGGTAGTCTTTTTTATAGGAGTTCTGTAGGACACGTAGGCCCCCAGAAGCTATGACATCTGATCAACACCCACTGGACAGGGATGGGTGATCATATTCTGGAAGTTGCCAGCGCATGGCTTGTAACTGTGTAAATGCCACTGACACTGTCATCTAGGGGGTTAAATGACTTAATCTGCATATGGCAGCGACAGGGTCTTGAAAGTCTCTTTATACTTTCTGCCATACATGTAACAAATGGGTaggaatatgttttatttttgctatTTCTGATCTTTTCTCTCTGCCTCCGTTCTGTAAAATGAATTGATTTACTTGTAAATAGTCCAGAGTGAGCGTCGGTTCTGCTGCATCTAGTGGTCAGGCTGCAGTACTAGTGCCGGTTATCAGCAATACCACCCACAGCTGACTCCTTTTCTCTGTGATCTTTTTTTTAGGATCTCTGAGGAAGACTTTTCCCCCCAGGCTGTGTAATGCGGAGATACAGAGACCCCGTGTGAGTTCTCCGCCATTGGTTGTGTCTTCCCATAATTTGGACCATGTATCTACGCAGATGCAGCACTGGAATCAAGTGTCGGCGTATAGCGCTCCGTCAGCACCAGGTAGATCTACATGGATACTCAGACATCCCCTGTAACTCCCATAGGGCTGACATTCTGCATTTATTACTCTGCAATCCTTTTCCTTGTGCCGTTCACAGGTCCTGAGGCCTCTGCTCTGTATAACCATCGCTTACCTACATCAACCCCAACGCTGTCCCCCCAACACCCTGCAGGTCCCCAGGtaggatatacagtgacccctctacctacaatggccccgacatacgataatttcaacatgcaatggcctctcagaggtcatcgcatgttgaaggcagcatcaacatacaatgcttttgtatgtcgggaccatcgcataaacggctatctggcagtgcAGAccgcttcagctaccaccggatagccgtttacggtgccccgtgccctgtgctgacgatcacttacctgtcctcggggctccggcgcgtcctcttcgggatcctctgcatcgtcggcgctctccatcgacgtcatcacgttgctgcgcacgccgtccagtcatccaataggagcgacgtgcgtatcgacgtgatggcggcgacggagagcgagtatgctggggaagcagaggccttgccggagcgtcggggacacccccggggacgcggcgacagcgatggacggcgacatcccggacagcggtgatggtccggagcggcggggacaggtgagtataacctccaataccagtggtcttcaacctgcggacctccagatgttgcaaaactacaacacccagctggctgtccgggcatgctgggtgttgtagttttgcaacatctggaggtccgcaggttgtagaccactgtcctatactttacattgcacggatccctcaacatgcgatgttttcaacaaacgatggtccatttggaacggataaccatcgtatgttgtgggaccactgtacatgcagTATTCCCATTTCTTTGTCCCAGTCAGCATCGTTCAGGACATCCTGGATTGCTAAAATATTATTGGAAACTTTTTTAATACCtttttatgaaataaaaattttaatttttcttgCTTCATAGAGCTCCAGTAATCAGGATGTCCACCAGACTTTGCCTCTAGGGGGCGTCATTCACTTTCCTTCATCCACGGTTGCGTCGTCCTCAGTTTATTCAATGCCTGGCAATAAACAAGCAGCACCTCATAACTGCACTGTACCCACCGGGCACCGAACAACCCATCGAGCCAATGTATTGTCACAGCTCGATCACTACAAGAGTCTGATCCGGGACTCTGATCTACTGCAGTGTGTGGCTGCTCACTTAGCTCAACTACAACACAGCGAAGGTCCCTTACAGAACCAGGCAGCAGCGTGTACAGCAGAGTCTGGCGCTGAGACAGAGAGGCCCCTGACGGAGAGCGATGAAGCGTCAGGTGACGAGGATGAGGCGGTACGAGAGATCAGCTGTCAGACAAGTTTCATCAATCGAAAGACGAGCCCCAAGAAGACCGAGAAAAAAATAAAGACTGTGAAATATTTACTTGGGGAAATAAAGTCCTTGGTGGCAGATCAaggtaataataatttataacctATTCCACAACAGAGCTGTAGCTataggcaagcccagaaaattgtGCATAAATTGCCCTaacccagagtacctctttaaagaggtggaaaaaatatttttttttaaatcaactggtgccagaaagttaaacagatttgtaaattacttctataaaaaaaaaatcttaatccttccagtacttattagctgctgaatactatagaggagattaatttctttttggaacacagagctctctgctgtcgtcacgaccacagtgctctctgctgacatctctgtccattttgagaactgtccagagtaggagaaaatccccatagcaaacatatgctgctctggacagttcctaaaatggacagagatgttagcagagagcactgtgctcatgatgtcagcagagagctctgtgtttaaaaaagaaaaaaaaattcccctgtagtattcagcagctaataactactggaaggattaagattttacaaatctgtttaacttcctggcaccagttgatttaaaaaaaaataaaataaagttttccaccggagtaccccttttaagaattcagtgggtggggtggtggGTTAGGCATTTAGGGAGGTGGGAGATAGGTGGGGGGGGCATGTTGGTGGGTCGGTTGATAAGGTTGGTGGGGGGGTTGGCAGATAGGTGGGTGGGGGGTACACAGacaggctcccccccccccccccccttagattaGGCAGGTAGGGTGGCTGGCTTTCCCTGCTTCCTGCTGCCCATTTCGCTTTCATGCTGCCCatggtttaggcagcatgaaacaggtgaTGGGTTCCTTTAAAAATAGGACTACGGTAACATAACAGATTACTGTGCTCGACTATCTTCTGCAGTCACTCAGCGAGCAAAAAgagaggcagcacatagattcgtCCGCCTCTATACTCACTACACAGGGGTTAAGGAACCCCCCTATATTGTTCATATTAATAATTATCCCAATGCTTCATTTTGTGTCCTGATCTCCACCTCCTGCAGGTGACAGGGAGGCGATGCGTCTGGTTGCAGAGTTGGAGCACAGTTTGTCTCTGTTACCTGGCAGCACCAATGTACATGCAGAGATCGCGCTGGCCCTGCAGCCCCTGAGAAGTGAGAATGCTCAGCTGCGGAGGTAAATGGAtttcttatttattattatgggATATGTCTGCTCTGTGCAGGAGCTCTGGATCACACTGTACATCAGAAGCCTCCGTGCTATATAGCTATGGGATTTCTGAGGTTTGGTTGCTCCtgtatagaccagtgcttcccaaccagggtgcctccagctgttgcaaaactacaactcccagcatgcccggacagcctttggctgtccgggcatgctgggagttgtagttttgcaacagctggaggcaccctggttgggaagcactggtataGACACCAGGGGTCAAGTTCTGGGacaaaaagtgtaggaactcacccaagatttccactcaagggctggttctGACGGAcgacttctgctaatgggaacagtgttcctgttgtggaaaaagtgcaggaactcagttcccacgcggtcctgcaggacttgagccctgatagACTCTAAAATGTAAACTTCATATGATAATGGtatgaagtggggggggggggtccatttctTATACAGAACTGAGaatccccccccctgctcccttTGTACACCAGGGAACCACCAACAGTGCTGAATGGAGCCGATTGAAGACAGATTTATGCACATATATCGGGTTGTGCTCGGCGGGATCTGCTTCAGTCAGTTTTCAGTGTTTTTCTCTCCTTCCAGCGGTGTCCGATGCCAGAATCTGCACATCTCTGTATACCTGCTGTACATAGGGAGCAGAAGTTTGGACTCCTGTGTAGAAGTAACATATGAAATACATTTATTGAGTAAGAATTGTAATGAAAATCACATTGTGCGGAAGCCGCTCCTCTGCTATTATCTGAGGATCAAGGGCTAAAGATCACAGACCTCCACATCCAATGGAGCCATCATAAAGATGAATGACTGGATTCTTCAGATCATGGAATAACCTGTCTGTTTGTCTTTCTATTAATTGTTTTCAGACGACTACGAATCCTCAACCAGCAGCTCAGAGATCGGGAGAGGGTTGCAAGAACGGATGAGCAGAACTCTGAAGGTGAGTtacttaaagggggttatcctggattagaaaaacagaggatttcttcaaaaaacagcaccacccctgaccTCAGGTTGTGTAAGGTATTGCAGCCCAGTTCCTTTGAAGAGAATGAATCCAAGTTGTAATATTACACACAACCTTGACATTGTCAGTGTCAGCGATACCGTAGTACTGCACTTAGGATACCTGAACGATTGGGTcactaaatattaaaggggttctccggaggaaattctttttttactgaactggtgccagaaacttaaacagatttgtaaattacttctataaaaaaatctttacccttccagtacttattagccgttatatgctacagaggaaattctattctcttttaatttcttttttgtcatgtccacagtgctctctgctgacacctctgtctgtgtcaggaactgtccagagtagcataggtttgctatgaggattttctcctgctctggacagttcctgatacagacatcaggtgtcagcagagagctctgtcaacaagacaaaaaagaaattcaaaaagaatagaatttcctctgtagcatgtagctgctaataagtactggaaggctaaagattttttttaatagaagtcatttacaaatctgttttagctttctggcaccagttgatttaaaaaaaataaaaaaaaatgttttccaccggagtacccctttaaagtgcctaGTGCCTGGCCCTCAGAGATTGGTTCCCCTATATTGGCTACTGGACAAGGGCTTTCTCGATAGCTGACCATTTATGCCTCCATAAAACAGAAGATAAACTCAGTGCAATACATAGGCCAATAGgtcgaaaccttagtaaatatgttgggatttttaaaaaatgtcaggGACCCCCGTCATGTCCACTTTCCCAATGGCCacgctctctttttcttttttgaagaGTTCCTCAGTAAAATGCAGCGTTAGTCGGGTTtatttctggtgcacaacccgataaAACAGGTCGGCGCTGTGTGTATGGATATTGGAGTTTTTCCTGGCAATTCTTCAGTAGAAATGCTTAAGTCTCATAAAGAAAAAATCaaatgacttgtaattagacaaGAAACGCAGGAGATGAAATGCCAAAGAAAAAACGCTTATACAAACACATGGTTTTcccggtcaaaaaaaaaaaaccccaccaaGTTGCTGTTGTCTTCTGGATTATGGAAAATAAcagaagtgattgagctcttgaGTTTGTCAGTTGTCTGTATCTCTCATAGAGCAGTTTGTCAGCCGCTTATCAGTGTTTCTATAAGACAagcagtagtggggggggggggggggggggcagacttgTAAATGTTATTCCTAGCGGCGGTAACTCCAGATCTACAAGTCTCCCGAGTGTCTTCCTCAGGTCAGGGCAGTGCTAGGAAATGTTCCCCGACATCTGTAACATCTTTTAAGAGTTGTAAACAAGTGCAGCTGGATTGGAGTCGACTTCTAAGAGCTGACATGACCTTTTATGAATGGACGTAGACGAGTTCTCATCCTGTTCTCCACAGTGACCGCTCTTCAGTCCATGAACGAGACTCTTCAGCATCAGCTGAACGAGTCACAAAAAGGACTCGAGACTCTTCAGAGCAAAAACGAGGATCTGGGGAAAGCGCTGGAGATCCAGACGGAGGAGAGCAGGAGGGCGGCCCGGATCATCCAAGAAAGGGAACAGGAAATACTTCACCTGAAGCAGCAGAAAGACCTTACATCGGCCAACGAGAAGAAAGGCAAGTGGTCTCCAGCAAAGGGGGCAACACAGGACGTGTCAATGATCTATTATACATATAAAGTTATTACAATAAAATAGAGCTACCAGTATATGCTGTGGAGCTGCACGTGTACAGATGGGGGTCCTCTCATACTGTCCTGACATGTACTGTGCAATCCTTTGGTAACTGATCCCTGTGGCAATCTTAAAGGGGATGTGCCTAGAAAATTACCATGTTGTTTGTTTAAAACATCATtagaaattctttaaaaaaaatttttttccatttcattaCCCATTAcattttcctccttttttattttatttatttatttatttatttttttaaataatcatgAAACCTGACATTTTCATTTTGGCTGTTAGCCTAATACTAAGATTGctcttctgtagagatcacttctctgcAGTCTCCTTATTATCAAAGGTGGGATTACATTGACTGCTTATATATGGATAACACATGGTCCACCATTGACAATAGGGGACAGTCACACTGATTGCACATtttacagagcatgcccacaatactctcccatagaagtcagtaGATAAtgtaaacaccccccccccccctcacagacatGCCAATTACATTCTTTCAAAAGGTCATGGACCTGTAGCTAGGAGCTCAACTCCTCCCTACACTGACCTCTACGCAGGTCACTTAGCATTCTTACAACACTCATAGACGTCAGTAGGGGCTGTAACCATctcatcacctcccctgcacAGAGAATTACTGTAACACTCTGAAAAGGGGATGAACACAGCTTATCTCCTCCTCGctctgacctctgcacaggtcacagggtATGCTCACAACATTCTCCAATTGAAATCAATGCATCAGCTCCATACTACAGGTCTCTATTGTCCATGAAAGAATACaaaaaaggttgcagcagcactcttggtcaaaaaatggagtctcttagtgcactttttcatcaaaatgtgtcccccatccaccacacggaggtggcctcactttggatgggaccctaacatgctcatTCCACTCACctttgctgggcatatggcctctgactgggtgacattcaGGATCTTGTATTCATttaaaaaaacctcctgtgaacagggaggggtgcacggctagagagggtgccgctccccctaacttgcatagcaaaaacaaaaataccCAGCactactacctaatacacgggtgcacgctgctgtggcaaatacaaatacaaaaaagaaggttgcatcaGCACTTTAGGTCAAAAAATGAAGGCGTccaccacctccgcgtggtggatggggggactcgTTTTGATCTAAAAGTGCGCTT from the Hyla sarda isolate aHylSar1 chromosome 8, aHylSar1.hap1, whole genome shotgun sequence genome contains:
- the CCDC14 gene encoding coiled-coil domain-containing protein 14 isoform X3, translating into MSVSKGNVRSSTVKTKKTFVRKPSTTTSHVYKEKGSLRKTFPPRLCNAEIQRPRVSSPPLVVSSHNLDHVSTQMQHWNQVSAYSAPSAPGPEASALYNHRLPTSTPTLSPQHPAGPQSSSNQDVHQTLPLGGVIHFPSSTVASSSVYSMPGNKQAAPHNCTVPTGHRTTHRANVLSQLDHYKSLIRDSDLLQCVAAHLAQLQHSEGPLQNQAAACTAESGAETERPLTESDEASGDEDEAVREISCQTSFINRKTSPKKTEKKIKTVKYLLGEIKSLVADQGDREAMRLVAELEHSLSLLPGSTNVHAEIALALQPLRSENAQLRRRLRILNQQLRDRERVARTDEQNSEVTALQSMNETLQHQLNESQKGLETLQSKNEDLGKALEIQTEESRRAARIIQEREQEILHLKQQKDLTSANEKKEVDDAVGKMKSVQFRLEASEKENQILEITLRQRDAEVTRLRELTRTLQASMAKLLCNLGKDSAKPEAGSGLTQAALGSYDRQIQNEQSPACTSILNYLKRLETDQVFTDAMYSEKPLIPTSDSKGVNSQLTEDCMRSQSHGPKSTDPPGPPHSPHKPIGEIEGELGYVTSDEHGPDETLYLPLVSSPCKSDSSLRRMCTPPKVYSVDKNLDYRWEDNKHNSLCSSARNPGLHKVSQYTPHMLDTISEAHQQRSEASQRPPVLQPMRVLQLRDGPPTDSSRFEGRTDWSICSFSTFTSHDEQDFRNGLAALDANIAKLHKSLQSGSAKK